A single genomic interval of Pseudomonadota bacterium harbors:
- a CDS encoding head-tail connector protein yields the protein MSNKPVLELHTAPAIEPLTLTEVKTYLKVNTSDDDALITNLIIAVRQATEKFLKVSLISQSRKISYDKYCPSVVKLAMGPVQSITSVTAVQRDEATSVISTNAYYLSAGNHKLIFDANVVSHRVEIIYVAGYGDLASDVPNPIKQGMLSHILAIYDGRAGANVIPPQSQTLYTPYKLLSI from the coding sequence ATGAGTAATAAACCGGTATTGGAGCTGCATACGGCTCCGGCAATAGAACCCCTTACCCTAACGGAAGTAAAGACTTATTTGAAGGTGAATACAAGCGATGATGATGCTTTAATAACTAATCTTATAATTGCGGTAAGACAGGCAACTGAGAAATTCTTGAAAGTGTCACTGATTAGCCAAAGCCGGAAAATTTCCTATGATAAATACTGTCCTTCAGTTGTTAAGCTTGCTATGGGACCTGTACAGTCAATTACATCGGTAACCGCAGTGCAAAGGGACGAGGCAACATCGGTTATAAGTACAAATGCGTATTATTTAAGTGCCGGAAATCATAAGCTTATTTTTGATGCTAATGTCGTAAGCCATAGAGTCGAGATAATATATGTTGCAGGTTATGGGGATTTAGCCTCCGATGTGCCTAACCCTATTAAACAGGGAATGCTCTCACACATACTTGCAATATATGACGGCAGAGCCGGAGCAAATGTTATTCCTCCACAATCACAAACCCTTTACACACCTTATAAATTGCTAAGTATTTAG
- a CDS encoding DUF1465 family protein, whose amino-acid sequence MYENIQDSNNIFRFTQKSYNEALSLLVYSRDYFNTRGRVDKLNLSSEDSILYTIAMSKITTQLTGVLSWLLMCKAIESGEIKMQELSKRDFCIPGNDSSFEIDDLNFFHLNSTIKELLKKSNNMYQRIKRLEKSFHTMMDEEVELVH is encoded by the coding sequence ATGTACGAAAACATTCAAGACAGTAATAATATATTCAGATTTACTCAAAAAAGCTACAATGAGGCTTTATCTCTTTTAGTATATTCACGTGATTATTTTAATACTAGGGGCAGAGTTGACAAGCTCAACCTATCGAGCGAAGACAGCATTTTATACACTATAGCAATGTCAAAGATTACTACACAGCTTACCGGAGTTCTTAGCTGGCTTTTAATGTGCAAAGCTATTGAAAGCGGCGAAATAAAAATGCAGGAACTAAGCAAGCGGGATTTTTGTATTCCGGGTAATGACTCAAGCTTTGAAATTGACGATTTAAACTTTTTTCATTTAAACAGCACGATAAAAGAACTCTTGAAAAAGAGCAACAACATGTATCAAAGAATAAAACGCCTTGAAAAATCTTTCCATACAATGATGGACGAAGAAGTGGAACTTGTTCACTAA
- a CDS encoding phage major capsid protein, with product MSITEVKARVDQLGSAWEQFKKVNDRRLKEIENKGSSDPLTEQHLSRISGKLDEYKERVSRMEAAFNRPAYGSVEGARFTDEISLAHKNAFCNYLRKGVEGDLCNLETKALSVASDPDGGYLVSPQISDMIIKTVFETSPMRKIAGVEVISSDSLEILEDKSEAVAGWTTESGAVSDTDTPTLAKKSIPVHELYAQPKATQKLIDDSAINIEAWLAEKISAIFAKKENTAFISGDGVGKPRGILTYSNGTQWGEIEQVASGSSGAVTADKIIELYYSLKEDYAVNASFLMNRATVEDVRQLKDTTNQYLWNPGLAVGAPDTLMGVPVHQAADMPVPAADSLSIAVGDFKAAYQIVDRSGVRVLRDPFTDKPFVKFYSTKRVGGDVVNFEAIKLMKLGS from the coding sequence ATGTCTATAACCGAAGTAAAAGCTCGTGTTGACCAATTGGGTTCTGCATGGGAACAATTTAAAAAAGTTAATGACCGTCGTTTGAAAGAAATTGAAAATAAAGGTTCAAGCGACCCGTTGACAGAACAGCATCTTTCCCGCATAAGCGGTAAGTTAGATGAATATAAGGAAAGGGTGTCCAGAATGGAAGCCGCTTTTAACAGACCTGCTTACGGTAGTGTTGAGGGTGCGAGATTTACGGACGAGATATCCCTTGCCCATAAAAACGCTTTTTGTAACTATCTTAGAAAAGGTGTTGAGGGTGACTTGTGCAATCTGGAGACAAAAGCACTTTCGGTTGCGTCTGATCCTGATGGCGGTTATCTGGTTTCACCGCAAATTTCAGATATGATAATAAAAACCGTATTTGAAACTTCGCCAATGAGAAAAATAGCCGGTGTTGAAGTTATCTCAAGCGATTCACTGGAAATTTTAGAAGACAAGTCGGAGGCTGTTGCCGGTTGGACTACCGAATCAGGGGCGGTATCTGATACCGATACTCCGACATTGGCTAAAAAATCAATTCCCGTCCATGAGCTTTACGCACAGCCAAAAGCAACCCAGAAACTAATCGACGATTCGGCTATAAATATCGAAGCATGGCTTGCCGAAAAGATATCTGCGATATTTGCCAAAAAGGAAAATACGGCTTTTATAAGCGGTGACGGCGTGGGCAAACCAAGAGGTATCCTTACTTATAGCAACGGCACACAATGGGGAGAAATTGAACAGGTAGCTTCAGGCTCAAGTGGTGCTGTAACTGCTGATAAAATCATCGAGCTATATTACTCTTTAAAAGAGGATTATGCCGTTAACGCATCATTTTTGATGAACAGGGCTACGGTTGAAGATGTCCGCCAGTTAAAAGATACTACTAATCAGTATTTGTGGAACCCGGGATTGGCAGTCGGCGCACCTGATACACTAATGGGCGTTCCTGTGCATCAGGCTGCGGATATGCCTGTGCCTGCCGCAGACAGCCTATCAATTGCCGTGGGGGATTTTAAAGCTGCCTATCAGATAGTTGACCGTAGCGGAGTACGTGTCTTGCGTGACCCGTTCACCGATAAACCGTTTGTAAAGTTTTACTCTACAAAACGTGTGGGCGGTGATGTAGTCAATTTCGAGGCTATCAAGTTGATGAAGTTGGGTTCTTAG
- a CDS encoding phage head closure protein, giving the protein MTKNNGDIASQMRHVITFQSQVLTADNAGGNTIGWTDFMSVWAKIEDISKSGGRNLGAEKTFSGQLKNTRSYRITIRYISGVTTDMRVLFDSRVFNIRSVINVNERNEMLQIFAEEGVTV; this is encoded by the coding sequence ATGACAAAAAATAATGGTGATATAGCATCGCAAATGAGGCACGTAATTACATTCCAAAGCCAAGTGTTAACTGCGGATAACGCAGGGGGAAATACCATCGGCTGGACTGATTTTATGTCTGTTTGGGCTAAAATTGAGGATATATCTAAATCGGGCGGTCGCAATTTAGGTGCGGAAAAGACCTTTTCAGGACAGTTAAAAAATACACGCTCCTACAGGATAACCATACGCTACATAAGCGGAGTTACTACGGATATGAGAGTTTTGTTCGATAGCCGTGTTTTTAATATCAGAAGCGTTATTAATGTGAATGAAAGAAATGAAATGTTGCAGATATTCGCTGAGGAGGGAGTTACGGTATGA
- a CDS encoding DUF2460 domain-containing protein: MSGFHEIQFPSDISYGSSGGPEFSTDVIITHSGYEQRNVNWSDARAVYNVSHGIKTQGQLDSLIAFFRARQGRAYGFRFKDWSDYNITGQQIGIGDDSTTQFQLVKQYVSSPATITRSIKKPVLGTVNVYIDDVEQMSGVSVDSTTGIVTFTTPPVQDEVVTADFEFDVPVRFDTDRLSASLDSYGVNSWNNIPIVEIRI, translated from the coding sequence ATGTCGGGGTTTCATGAAATACAATTCCCTTCGGATATATCATACGGCTCATCAGGAGGACCGGAGTTTTCAACCGATGTTATTATAACCCATAGCGGCTATGAGCAACGGAATGTAAACTGGTCGGACGCAAGAGCCGTTTATAATGTAAGCCACGGTATCAAGACGCAAGGGCAGTTAGATAGCCTTATAGCGTTCTTTAGAGCAAGGCAGGGAAGGGCGTATGGCTTCAGGTTTAAAGACTGGAGCGATTACAATATCACCGGGCAGCAAATAGGAATTGGGGACGATTCTACAACACAGTTCCAACTGGTAAAGCAATATGTAAGTTCACCTGCTACAATAACGAGGAGTATTAAAAAACCGGTTTTAGGTACTGTAAATGTTTATATAGATGATGTTGAGCAGATGTCGGGTGTTAGTGTCGATAGCACTACGGGGATAGTAACTTTTACTACTCCCCCTGTGCAAGATGAAGTGGTTACCGCAGATTTTGAGTTTGATGTGCCTGTAAGGTTTGATACCGACCGCCTGTCTGCATCGCTGGATAGCTATGGGGTAAATAGCTGGAACAATATTCCCATTGTTGAAATCAGGATATGA
- a CDS encoding ankyrin repeat domain-containing protein yields the protein MQRQNQLPSRANTYQDITLYQSSVVENSIDAWVDDIAVNSGSKGLSMAAFKAVSDRQAYETKELQSEMKSNNIFESVKALRDIYTDENPAEKFRMNNVNPSEIRAVINKYINSTGKLKAHEAELARRNEPIQRAFGVEFASAPPAEDEISAKPAANQNLQVPLEPPVMLPAKKDKPKSKDLYEAAENNDLEGIKGFLKSGVNVNKRFYRDYETYSESDLTPLHGAARNNNAEAIELLLKNGANLHVGSTRTRNDGTKFEGITPLHLAAIHNSADAINALAAQGANLHAGRTATFINGEKREGTTPLHEAAQNNKVNAINALAAQGANLNIGETIFSKGEKIEGITPLHGAAMNNSADAINALAAQGANLHAGITKTENNCKKIEGTTPLHEAAKNNKIDAINALATQGANLNIGRTVTLNNGEKLEGTTPLHEAAMVNSADAINALATQGANLNAKDNKGYTPLSFAVFQEQIDAAVQIKKAGGELGNSEQCLPKLNRMLTDTIEQRGVTDTDKIRDLFFIGAEMPDLQGMAIAPKTMLKEIYQQAKQIPIERPNRDREQEPVRQPTGFAQAENARRQVQNNQAECCVIM from the coding sequence ATGCAAAGACAAAATCAATTGCCAAGCAGGGCAAATACATATCAAGATATAACATTATATCAGTCGTCAGTTGTTGAAAATTCTATTGATGCGTGGGTTGATGACATTGCTGTTAATTCGGGCAGTAAGGGCTTGTCTATGGCGGCGTTTAAAGCCGTATCTGACAGGCAGGCGTATGAGACTAAAGAGCTGCAAAGTGAGATGAAGTCAAATAATATATTTGAATCGGTAAAAGCCTTAAGGGATATATATACAGATGAAAATCCTGCCGAGAAATTCAGAATGAATAATGTGAACCCTTCGGAAATAAGAGCTGTTATCAATAAATATATTAATAGCACAGGAAAGTTAAAAGCACACGAAGCCGAGCTTGCGAGGAGAAATGAGCCTATACAAAGAGCGTTTGGTGTTGAATTTGCATCAGCACCTCCGGCAGAAGATGAGATTTCGGCAAAACCTGCCGCAAATCAGAATCTGCAAGTTCCGCTAGAGCCTCCTGTTATGTTGCCGGCAAAAAAAGACAAACCAAAATCAAAAGATTTATATGAAGCCGCTGAAAATAATGACCTTGAGGGAATTAAGGGCTTTTTAAAAAGTGGCGTGAATGTAAATAAGCGTTTTTATCGTGATTATGAAACTTATTCAGAATCTGATTTAACGCCTTTGCATGGGGCTGCCAGAAATAATAATGCTGAGGCAATAGAATTGTTATTAAAAAACGGGGCTAATTTACATGTGGGCAGTACTAGAACTAGAAATGACGGCACAAAGTTTGAGGGAATCACTCCCCTGCATTTGGCAGCAATTCATAACAGTGCTGACGCAATAAACGCATTAGCTGCACAAGGTGCTAATTTACATGCCGGCAGGACTGCAACTTTCATTAACGGCGAAAAACGTGAGGGAACTACTCCTCTGCATGAGGCAGCACAAAATAATAAGGTTAACGCAATAAACGCATTAGCTGCACAAGGTGCTAATTTAAACATAGGTGAGACTATTTTTAGTAAAGGCGAAAAAATTGAAGGAATTACTCCCCTGCATGGGGCGGCAATGAATAACAGTGCTGACGCAATAAATGCATTAGCTGCACAAGGTGCCAATTTACATGCTGGTATTACTAAAACTGAAAATAACTGCAAAAAAATTGAGGGAACCACTCCCCTGCATGAGGCGGCAAAAAATAACAAAATTGACGCAATAAACGCATTAGCTACACAAGGTGCTAATTTAAATATAGGCAGGACTGTAACTTTAAATAACGGTGAAAAACTTGAGGGAACCACTCCCCTGCATGAGGCGGCGATGGTTAACAGTGCTGACGCAATAAACGCATTAGCTACACAAGGTGCTAATTTAAATGCTAAAGATAATAAAGGATACACCCCTCTCAGTTTTGCGGTTTTTCAAGAACAAATTGATGCTGCCGTTCAAATTAAAAAAGCTGGTGGTGAGCTTGGTAATTCAGAGCAATGCTTACCTAAGCTTAACAGAATGCTGACAGATACTATTGAGCAAAGAGGTGTAACTGACACAGATAAGATAAGAGATCTATTTTTCATCGGGGCAGAAATGCCTGATTTGCAGGGTATGGCTATAGCCCCTAAAACCATGTTAAAAGAAATTTATCAACAAGCAAAACAAATCCCCATCGAAAGACCAAACAGAGATAGAGAACAAGAGCCTGTAAGGCAACCGACCGGATTTGCACAAGCAGAAAATGCAAGACGGCAAGTGCAAAATAATCAGGCGGAGTGCTGTGTAATAATGTAA
- a CDS encoding DUF3168 domain-containing protein — MTVDCLWELQKAVYTALDNDVTISGIVNGVYSHVVQGTSYPYIKINISEAVDRSTKTTTGIKARLALETYSMERGNKETNDILAQIKQVLDGATLAMTGCTMISGRYVFSNSELMTDGLTWKGNIVFDFLVQED, encoded by the coding sequence ATGACGGTCGATTGTTTATGGGAATTACAAAAAGCGGTTTATACGGCTTTAGATAACGATGTTACGATATCCGGTATTGTTAACGGTGTTTATAGCCATGTTGTGCAGGGTACATCATATCCGTATATAAAGATTAATATATCGGAGGCGGTTGACCGGTCTACAAAAACAACTACCGGAATAAAAGCCCGTTTAGCTTTAGAAACCTATTCAATGGAACGGGGGAATAAAGAAACCAATGATATATTAGCACAGATAAAGCAGGTTTTAGACGGAGCTACACTAGCAATGACAGGCTGCACCATGATAAGCGGCAGGTATGTTTTTAGTAATTCCGAACTAATGACTGACGGCTTAACATGGAAAGGCAATATAGTTTTTGATTTTTTAGTGCAAGAAGATTAA
- a CDS encoding phage tail tube protein codes for MTAQKGDDVILKVGNGATPTEVFTEIGGMINTDFILNNKIIEANNLISGQYRKINGQTGVKSLVVKGNGYFTDSSSEELMRGYAFSGSSNNYELHFGNGDYISCAFVVSSYERKGRLGTQEDFAVVLESDGYINFTNGA; via the coding sequence ATGACGGCTCAAAAAGGCGATGATGTTATTTTAAAAGTTGGAAACGGAGCAACCCCGACTGAAGTTTTTACTGAAATTGGTGGCATGATTAATACCGACTTTATATTAAATAATAAAATAATTGAAGCAAATAACCTTATATCCGGTCAATATCGTAAAATTAACGGTCAAACCGGTGTAAAAAGCCTTGTTGTCAAGGGAAACGGTTATTTTACAGACAGTTCATCAGAAGAGTTGATGCGTGGGTATGCGTTTTCAGGTTCTAGCAATAATTATGAACTGCATTTCGGTAACGGGGATTATATTTCATGTGCCTTTGTAGTATCAAGTTATGAAAGAAAGGGACGGCTTGGAACGCAAGAAGATTTTGCAGTTGTTCTTGAAAGCGACGGTTATATTAACTTTACAAACGGGGCGTGA